A single region of the Hoeflea prorocentri genome encodes:
- a CDS encoding c-type cytochrome, translated as MTISHRLLSTAMLVASTTLAMAEGDVQNGEKLYRNCKACHEVRIGTERLVRGGSAGPNLYGVIGRPAAGLEKYKYSPGLIEAREAGLVWTPQNFADFVANPNVFLEEATGLDIRSKMPYALAEGGIDIAAYLTSLSGN; from the coding sequence ATGACTATTTCTCATAGGCTTCTAAGCACAGCGATGTTAGTCGCTTCCACCACCCTGGCGATGGCTGAAGGCGATGTACAAAACGGCGAGAAACTATATCGCAACTGTAAAGCCTGCCATGAGGTGCGAATTGGCACAGAGCGCCTTGTGCGCGGTGGCAGTGCCGGGCCAAATCTATACGGTGTGATCGGGCGGCCTGCTGCCGGTCTCGAAAAATACAAATATAGTCCCGGGCTTATTGAAGCGCGCGAGGCTGGTCTGGTTTGGACACCACAGAACTTTGCAGATTTCGTAGCGAACCCGAATGTCTTTCTGGAGGAAGCAACCGGCTTGGATATCCGCTCCAAGATGCCCTATGCGCTGGCGGAAGGTGGGATCGATATAGCAGCTTATCTAACCTCCTTGTCAGGGAACTAA
- a CDS encoding ABC transporter ATP-binding protein: MLEFSSVNVSVGGVRILRDLHFEVGEAQTVALIGHNGAGKTTTLRTVMGLIEKTGTIEFDGVSLDSVAPSGRPGLGIGYAPEDRRLFSSFTVEENILLAGEVAGLDAGEMQRRRSRIDEILPELRELGNRPAGGVSGGQGKMVALGRALMIGTKLIMLDEPFQGLAPALAVRYADALRRLRDADRSVSMIITESNPALLDDFADRVLMMERGEITEKAR; this comes from the coding sequence ATGCTGGAGTTTTCGTCCGTTAACGTCTCGGTCGGTGGCGTCAGAATACTGCGGGACCTTCACTTCGAGGTTGGTGAAGCACAAACGGTCGCTTTGATCGGTCACAATGGCGCCGGTAAAACCACGACTCTTCGCACTGTCATGGGATTGATTGAGAAGACCGGCACGATTGAGTTTGATGGCGTCAGTTTGGACAGTGTTGCGCCGTCGGGCCGACCGGGATTGGGCATCGGCTACGCGCCGGAAGATCGCCGTTTGTTTTCATCCTTCACGGTTGAAGAGAACATTCTGCTTGCGGGAGAGGTCGCGGGCCTTGATGCAGGTGAAATGCAGCGGCGGAGATCCCGCATTGACGAAATTCTGCCGGAACTACGGGAGCTTGGAAACCGGCCAGCCGGTGGTGTTTCCGGCGGCCAAGGCAAAATGGTTGCGCTGGGCCGTGCGTTGATGATCGGTACCAAGCTGATCATGCTTGATGAGCCGTTCCAAGGTTTGGCTCCGGCCCTCGCCGTTCGATATGCGGATGCTTTGCGACGCCTGAGAGATGCAGACAGGTCCGTCTCGATGATAATCACAGAGTCAAATCCTGCCCTCCTTGACGATTTTGCTGATCGCGTCTTGATGATGGAACGCGGAGAAATCACGGAGAAAGCACGGTAG
- a CDS encoding citrate lyase subunit alpha, whose product MTKGVKHKDRLALGATNQGPLAGITGNSVVRAALQKTSGPKERAGELLLLSSIDEVFERFDIDSGSTLAFHHHFRNGDRVLQAVVDCAAKHGVDDLTIAASSIFPVHAGLVPHIESGVITNIVTDYMTGPVADAVTAGLLSGTVVFQSHGGRARAISSGELPIDFAFVGASCADRSGAATGRQGQLACGPLGYSMVDAAHARATIILAHEISVEAIGKVDIPASQVDAVVPYPYPGLPDGISFGSTVPLRSPEADLIGRRTVDVIRAAGLFRDGFSFQTGAGGYPLATVPHIGRLLEEEDLVGEFVSGGITGAHVEIARQRHVKYIKDVQCFDQAAVASSTTDVFHLPMSAAEYASPIYPNPIVDNLSVMVLGASEVDANFNINVITGGNGRIIGGPGGHPDAASGAKLTIVTTRLAGGGYAKLVEEVGCIATPGDDVDVVITDVGIAVNPKKPQLVEDLENSGTRTTPIAELIDQAKGQASRTRKQNAGEVCSLVEDRNGHLLDVILGD is encoded by the coding sequence ATGACAAAAGGCGTAAAACACAAAGACCGATTGGCATTGGGCGCGACAAATCAGGGTCCACTTGCCGGAATTACCGGCAACAGTGTTGTTCGAGCAGCTTTGCAAAAGACATCCGGGCCAAAGGAGCGCGCCGGTGAACTGCTTTTGTTGTCGAGTATCGATGAGGTCTTCGAAAGGTTTGACATCGACAGCGGTTCAACCCTGGCGTTTCATCACCATTTCCGCAATGGCGACCGCGTTTTGCAGGCTGTTGTCGATTGTGCAGCAAAACATGGTGTTGACGATCTCACCATTGCCGCAAGCTCCATTTTCCCTGTCCATGCCGGGCTCGTACCGCACATTGAAAGTGGCGTCATAACGAACATTGTGACCGACTACATGACAGGTCCGGTTGCAGATGCTGTCACCGCCGGATTGCTGAGCGGAACCGTTGTTTTCCAAAGTCATGGGGGTCGAGCGAGAGCAATTTCGTCTGGAGAACTTCCAATCGATTTTGCATTTGTGGGAGCCTCTTGCGCTGATCGTTCAGGAGCGGCAACCGGCCGGCAAGGTCAGCTGGCTTGCGGACCACTCGGATACTCAATGGTCGATGCGGCCCATGCCAGGGCAACCATAATCCTGGCGCATGAGATATCTGTCGAGGCGATCGGCAAAGTTGATATTCCAGCATCTCAGGTCGACGCCGTTGTGCCGTATCCCTATCCCGGCCTACCTGATGGCATTTCATTTGGATCAACAGTTCCCCTTCGCAGCCCCGAGGCCGATCTGATTGGCCGGCGCACTGTCGATGTCATTCGAGCGGCGGGCCTGTTTCGCGACGGATTCTCGTTTCAAACCGGCGCCGGTGGGTATCCACTTGCTACGGTGCCGCACATTGGCCGCCTGCTCGAAGAAGAGGACCTTGTAGGAGAATTTGTGTCCGGTGGCATAACTGGTGCGCATGTGGAAATCGCGCGACAGCGACATGTGAAGTACATCAAGGATGTTCAGTGTTTTGATCAGGCCGCCGTGGCCTCTTCCACGACGGATGTTTTTCATCTGCCAATGTCTGCTGCCGAGTATGCCTCTCCAATTTATCCGAACCCGATCGTGGATAATCTCTCGGTCATGGTTCTCGGTGCCTCGGAAGTGGATGCGAACTTCAACATCAACGTCATCACGGGTGGAAATGGCAGGATCATAGGCGGTCCGGGTGGCCATCCTGATGCTGCGTCCGGAGCAAAACTGACGATCGTGACAACACGCCTGGCCGGAGGAGGCTATGCAAAACTGGTCGAAGAGGTGGGCTGTATTGCGACACCGGGAGATGACGTGGATGTCGTGATAACAGATGTCGGAATTGCCGTGAATCCTAAGAAACCGCAGCTGGTTGAAGATCTTGAAAACTCCGGCACTCGAACAACCCCAATCGCAGAACTGATTGATCAGGCAAAGGGTCAGGCGTCGCGGACCCGAAAGCAAAATGCCGGAGAGGTTTGCAGCCTGGTGGAGGATCGGAACGGCCATTTACTGGACGTCATATTGGGAGACTGA
- a CDS encoding GMC family oxidoreductase, producing the protein MSYFSSNKPGALEEAVLEFNSGAMSRRSFIKKVMALGVTAGMAGALATSWSGKALAQSTTSTDKPAGEFDYIVIGTGSAGAAVVHQLAKTGASILVLEAGRNDDLEEVHDSRLWAASLGTDATKWFETTPQNFADGRTHLWPRGNVLGGTSALNAMIFARGHRSDWDSWAYDGNAGWSFEEMLPHFMAMETYEPGGDNRGTSGPIFISQPQDEHKHEGAKAFMDACSSLGYKETPSLNSERMSGQAWVDFNIKDQRRQSSATAFLRPVMDMKNVTVLTDAPVQKLNLDGTKCTGVTYLHNDEPVSVNAAKEVVLSAGAIDSPKLLMLSGIGIAEDLKAVGIDAVVDLPVGQGLQDHVLGAGVNYEASGPVPVSHYNHSEVYMWERSDSRLTAPDMIMLYVSVPFASTGHKLDYTDGYCILSGVARPHSRGFVKLQSNLASDAPLIEANYLKEEQDWVAYRRATEICREIGADKAYDPFRKRESLPQKDGDLTDAEWREFLGKSLNTYFHPTSTCQMGVGDAAVVDPELKVYGIEGLRVADASVMPSITTSNTNAPSMVIGWKAGDMIAQSA; encoded by the coding sequence GCAAGGCCCTGGCTCAATCAACCACCAGCACAGACAAACCAGCTGGAGAATTCGACTATATTGTAATCGGTACCGGTTCGGCCGGTGCGGCAGTGGTTCACCAACTGGCCAAAACGGGTGCCAGCATCCTGGTCCTTGAAGCCGGTCGCAATGACGATCTGGAGGAAGTTCACGATTCCCGGTTGTGGGCCGCCTCACTGGGCACGGACGCCACAAAGTGGTTTGAGACGACCCCCCAGAACTTTGCTGACGGACGGACTCATCTCTGGCCGCGCGGCAACGTTCTTGGCGGCACGTCTGCGCTCAACGCAATGATATTTGCTCGCGGTCATCGCAGCGACTGGGACAGCTGGGCCTATGACGGCAACGCCGGTTGGTCGTTTGAAGAGATGCTTCCGCATTTCATGGCGATGGAAACCTACGAACCCGGCGGCGACAACCGAGGCACCAGCGGACCGATCTTCATTTCCCAGCCGCAAGACGAACATAAGCACGAAGGCGCCAAAGCCTTTATGGATGCCTGCTCCAGCCTTGGCTACAAGGAAACGCCGAGCCTCAACTCGGAACGCATGTCGGGCCAGGCCTGGGTGGATTTCAATATCAAGGATCAAAGACGTCAGTCTTCCGCCACCGCGTTCCTGCGGCCGGTCATGGACATGAAAAATGTTACGGTTCTGACCGATGCGCCGGTTCAAAAACTCAACCTGGATGGCACGAAGTGTACAGGCGTCACCTATCTTCACAATGACGAGCCTGTATCTGTAAATGCCGCCAAGGAAGTTGTCCTGTCTGCAGGTGCAATCGATTCCCCCAAACTGCTCATGCTGTCGGGTATCGGCATCGCCGAAGACCTCAAGGCGGTCGGCATTGATGCAGTCGTGGATCTTCCGGTCGGACAAGGCCTTCAGGACCACGTTCTTGGTGCCGGGGTGAACTACGAGGCAAGCGGCCCGGTACCGGTTTCCCACTACAACCATTCGGAAGTCTATATGTGGGAGCGTTCCGACAGCAGGTTAACGGCTCCGGATATGATCATGCTCTATGTCTCGGTTCCGTTCGCTTCAACCGGACACAAGCTCGATTACACGGATGGTTACTGCATCTTGTCCGGTGTTGCCCGTCCGCATTCGCGCGGATTTGTCAAACTGCAATCCAACCTTGCGTCGGACGCACCGCTCATTGAGGCAAACTACCTCAAGGAAGAGCAGGACTGGGTTGCGTATCGCCGGGCAACGGAGATTTGCCGGGAGATCGGAGCGGACAAGGCCTATGATCCGTTCCGCAAACGCGAGTCACTTCCGCAGAAGGATGGAGATCTGACGGATGCGGAATGGAGGGAATTCCTGGGCAAATCGCTCAACACCTACTTCCATCCCACATCAACCTGTCAGATGGGTGTGGGAGATGCTGCCGTCGTCGATCCGGAACTCAAAGTCTACGGTATTGAAGGACTTCGTGTCGCCGATGCATCCGTGATGCCGTCAATCACGACCTCCAACACAAACGCACCTTCCATGGTCATTGGATGGAAAGCTGGTGACATGATCGCACAGTCCGCCTAG
- a CDS encoding ABC transporter ATP-binding protein, with protein sequence MTRNTVLETRGLEIRFGGVVAADNVNVQIFEGQNLAIIGPNGAGKTTFLNICTGYVKPTHGTVEFFGKDITRKSPRQITRLGIARAFQIPQLFADHTALENLLIAASARTRNWAPFQDLDDIPEKDEMNDLLRLVDCQDVANQLVSELPEGKRKLVDIAIALALKPKLLLLDEPTSGVASAEKFQIMDILHHALAEAQVTSVFVEHDMAVVEKYADEVAVWSLGAVQMRGTPEEILSNPEVRRDVIGEVL encoded by the coding sequence ATGACCAGAAACACGGTTTTGGAAACCAGAGGCCTTGAAATCCGATTTGGCGGCGTGGTTGCCGCCGACAACGTCAATGTGCAGATTTTTGAAGGGCAAAATCTGGCAATTATCGGACCGAATGGGGCGGGCAAGACGACGTTTCTCAATATCTGCACGGGATATGTCAAACCCACTCATGGAACCGTCGAGTTTTTCGGCAAGGATATCACTCGAAAGTCACCGCGGCAGATCACACGTCTCGGTATTGCGAGGGCTTTTCAGATCCCTCAACTGTTCGCCGATCATACGGCTCTGGAGAACCTTCTCATTGCGGCGTCGGCGCGCACACGAAACTGGGCTCCCTTTCAGGATCTGGACGATATTCCGGAAAAGGATGAAATGAACGACCTTCTGAGACTGGTCGATTGTCAGGACGTCGCCAATCAGTTGGTTTCGGAGCTGCCGGAAGGCAAGAGAAAACTTGTCGACATTGCCATTGCACTGGCCCTGAAACCAAAATTGCTGCTCCTCGATGAACCAACGTCAGGGGTTGCATCGGCGGAGAAGTTTCAAATTATGGATATCCTTCATCATGCACTTGCCGAGGCGCAGGTCACAAGCGTTTTCGTTGAGCACGATATGGCAGTTGTCGAAAAGTATGCAGACGAGGTTGCTGTATGGTCACTCGGAGCGGTGCAAATGCGTGGTACGCCTGAGGAAATATTATCCAACCCGGAAGTGCGCCGCGATGTCATTGGTGAAGTGTTGTAA
- a CDS encoding HpcH/HpaI aldolase/citrate lyase family protein: MSLKSILFVPALRIDLLEKAVKGAATAICIDLEDSIAPELKSEARARLGDCISLLGSASKTALLRVNSEPELLSADLKHLSPEFDYVVLPKVVSSGQVDGVGSELDRLFGGGGPGIVGLVESGADLDRLRQDTEPLHARVAGMALGTEDLSADFSTNADAEIIRHCYFELGILCRRWNVSLLGYPGSIAEYKDLERFRLGVWRGVEAGASGGFCIHPSQVDVLNSAFSPSDEAVANAQRIVDAFEAAIAKGEGVCSLNGKMIDRPIYLNAKAVLSRAM; the protein is encoded by the coding sequence TTGAGTTTGAAATCGATATTGTTTGTTCCTGCGCTTCGGATTGATTTGCTCGAAAAGGCTGTGAAGGGAGCCGCCACGGCGATTTGCATCGATCTGGAGGACTCCATTGCTCCGGAATTGAAATCAGAGGCGCGGGCCAGACTCGGCGATTGCATTTCCCTGTTGGGGTCGGCTTCCAAAACGGCGCTTCTGCGCGTGAACAGTGAGCCGGAACTCCTGTCAGCCGACTTGAAGCATCTTTCCCCTGAATTCGACTATGTTGTCCTTCCCAAGGTCGTCAGTTCCGGACAAGTGGACGGTGTCGGTTCGGAGCTTGATCGACTGTTTGGGGGCGGGGGACCGGGGATCGTCGGTCTTGTTGAATCCGGGGCGGATCTCGACCGGCTTCGTCAGGATACCGAACCTCTTCATGCGCGTGTCGCGGGAATGGCCCTGGGAACCGAGGATCTTTCAGCTGACTTTTCGACCAATGCGGATGCCGAAATCATCCGGCACTGTTATTTTGAGCTTGGCATTTTGTGCCGACGTTGGAATGTCTCCCTGCTCGGATATCCCGGTTCCATTGCCGAATACAAAGATCTGGAGCGGTTCCGCCTGGGGGTGTGGCGAGGCGTCGAAGCTGGTGCAAGCGGAGGGTTTTGCATACACCCGTCCCAAGTCGACGTCCTCAACTCTGCCTTTAGCCCCTCGGACGAAGCGGTAGCGAATGCCCAACGCATTGTCGATGCGTTTGAAGCCGCGATTGCAAAGGGTGAAGGCGTTTGTTCCCTTAACGGGAAGATGATTGACCGACCGATCTATCTGAATGCGAAAGCCGTTCTGTCCCGCGCGATGTGA